The DNA segment AATCACCAGGGTGATGCCGAATGATCATCCCCATTACTGCCGCTGTGGCACATAAGACTCTTGAGATAATGCAAGCATTACTACTTTTCTTAAGATACTGACATCACCCActaaatctaaatataaataaacttcaaTGGGAGAATCAAACTCTAAACATTGTTGAAACTTTTATCATAGCTTCTGTATTAGGGtattcagcaataagattcaatGTTGCACTTACAACTctaaattactttaaattcttacACATATTTACAAGAGATTTAAACCAAACATACAATCGCCATTATATAAAATACTCATGGAAAGATTTCAATTAAATAGAATTAACATTCTAAATAAATCTAATGCTCTTCATAGCCATCGGGAAGGGCATTGACATGAGAGTTGTGGAAGAGAGACTTCTGGCCTTCACCCCAGGGGAATCTCTGTAAAACAAAATGGTAACATTTTATTTGTCTTCTTCATAAAAATAGGGGTAACCCCAGAAAGCTTCAATTTACTATAATTATTAGTAAGTATTTCAACAAAAATACTACATTAAAATTCTAAACTCATAGTTGGCCCAAAGTACTTTTTATGACCACCTagattaaaaaataacatttacttGGACGATTTTCCTATATACTAGACAGTGCCAAACATAAGACAAGCTGAACATAACTTTAATAAGGCTTTAGTAAAAACAGACACGAGCCTCATCAGGTTTCCCATTCACTGTGGATAGactagcatttttattttataaatatataaattctataaatatgatattgttaagaaactacaataaagttttgtacatacttacctggcagatatatacttagctatagtctccgacgttcccgacagaatttcaaatctcgcggcacacgcgacaggtaggtcaggtggtctaccttacccgccgctgggtggcggatgtacgaaccactccgtaagcttgtcagatttttctcttccacctgtctcctgaggggaggctgggtgggccggattaatcgtatatatctgccaggtaagtatgtacaaaactttattgtagtttaacaatatcatttttgtacatgaacttccctgacagatatatacttagctgattggcacccttggtggagggtaagagacagctcaataatacaggtaagacgggaaacaactaatgttgtaggatataaaaaccttggttctcaccttttcaggatgaagacttcatagatactatctctgagtctgcattgcctggagagctacagctaggacgtgacctgatgctgaaagactctcggatctaccatgggatatgtgatcccctattgtggtagaatccaagtcggatgctgttagagggaccttgtccgcttacctaacagatccttaccactacctctgcaaggagccaaaacccaccagaccacctaaccaaaatacaaagggttaatattacgacaaaaagaggtgcctcctgcaaccctCTTTGACagacacaaaaaacaacaatataaaatatagggtacataaaaaaatttacacaggataagtttcagctccctgccccagcaccgaatccgccgatacgaaaggacccaaggcgaagcatttatcataaatgtgatttttacatcacgtaggtagtgttgcgtaaaaccgattggcatctccaaaagtcgcctccatcaagttccgcacagacatatttttttctgaatgcaagcgaagttgcgatggctctcacctcgtgagctttcactttcagtagtctaaactgaTCTTCCCTTACAGgcacatgtgcctctgtaataaggcttctcagaaaaaaggaaagagcattcttcgacatgggccgagtgggtcctttacggagcaccaaagtacatcttgattagccttaagttgttccttcctcttaaggaaatacttcataattctataggaagcaaagagttctttcaggctcttcccatactagaaaagataaactacgaacttcaagctcctgggccaagtgcgtgatgggttttcattctttgcaaggaaacttggaagaaacgaacaaccatagaatcttccttaaaccctacattgccctcaaatagcttggagctcactcactcttttagctgtagctagggccaaaaggaagatagccttcttcgtcaagtccttgaaagaggctaggccaggaggttcgaatctagacgatccaaggaattgtaggactacgtctagattccagttcggtactacatgaggacgcttaatggtttcaatgatctaataagatcatgcaggtccttatcatcggatataatttaagcctctatgccgaaataccgccgccaacatactgcggtatcccttaatagttgacacaaccagatgacattcttctttgaggaaaataaggaaatccgcaatttgggtcacagaggtactggaagaggaaatgttcttcctcttgcaccaacgtctgaagacatcccactttgaactggtatacacgcaaggtggaaggtctcctcgctcttgcgattgctttgcagctgctgctgaaaagcctttcgctctgaccaaactttggacagtctgaaaccagtcagactgagagcgaggagatttttgtggtacctgtcgaagtggggttgtctgagtagatcgctccttagcgggagcgatcttgtggaaggtccaccaaccatttccagtacctctgtgaaccattcttgggccggccaaaagggagcgattaaggtcattctcgttgaatcggactctaacgaacttcttgatagttagccccaggatcttgaagggggggaaacgcgtagacgtcgagtccgttccagtctagaagaagagcatctattgctactgcctctggatccgatatcggagagcagtaaggatccagcctcttgttctttgacgtggcaaagaggtctatgtgtggcctgccccataacttccacaggctctggcatacatccagatgaagggtccactctgtgggaaggacctgatctttcctgctgaggagatctgctcttacattcctttctccctgcacgaacctggtgagaagcttgattcctctttcttctgcccacagaagaaggtctcttgctgtctcgtacagggagaaggaatgcgtccccccctgtttcctgatgtatgccagagctgtagtgttgtccgcgttgacctgcactaccgatcttctgactttgggctcgaaagccttcagagccaaccacacagccatcaactcctttctgttgatgtgccaggctacctggtcccccccccacccggtacctgacacttcgttggttcccagttgttgcaccccaccccatgtccgacgcgtcggagaacaacaccaggttgggggtctgtgattgaagagacagtcccttcgcaaagaggttgggatctgtccaccataagagatgtttcttgatgtcctgggataacgacagggagaacgtcaaatcctgagaacgacgactccaattccgatgaagaaagaattggagcggtctcaggtgcaaccttcctagggaaacgaattgctccagagaggagagtgtccccagcagactcatccactccctcactgtgcatacttctttccctaagaaggtttgttactctctcgaatcctcgggctatcctttcctgcgagggaaaagcccgaaaactcagagagttcatctgtatcccgagatacacactcttgctcgggaattagtgatgacttcttgaaattgacgagaagtcccaaagccttcgtcaattctaaagttacttgtaagtccttcaaacaacgatcttctgaattggcccttattagccaatcgtcgaggtacatggatatcctcacccctttcaaatgaagccattgagccacattcctcaaaatccccgtgaacaacttgaggggccgtcgagaggccgaaacacagagccctgaactgaaaaattttcccccccatcatgatctgagaaacttcctcgaggaaggatggatcggtacgtggaagtaagcgtcctgaaaatccaaggaaaccatccagtcccctggacgaagcgctgccagcattgatgaaggcgtttccatcgtgaactttcTTCTTTCtcacgaagaagttcagggcgcttactccaacaccggtctccatccccctgaggacttcggaactaggaaaaggcggttgtagaagcccgatgaatgatggtctgtcactagttcgatagcccccttctccagcatctgatctactgctagatggagagcttgattcatgatggggtctctgtacctggccgtcagttcccttgggatggtcgtcaagggaggtctttcgacgaaagggatgaggtaacctctcctcaaaatagaaagggtccaaggatccgcccctttttgggcccaacttctgcaaactctaagagtctggcgcccaccgttgtttgaaggacttgcaagttatttgggggctttaacagccttggcgaaagtcttaccccttcttgaaggtctacgacctctaaacgtagaggttcttgatgaagatgcccctcgaaagggttctcgaacacttgccttttccttcttagccttggtagggaaggaagggcgaggttttcttgccgactgtgccaaaaggtcctgggtggctttggccgaaagtgacctcgaaatgtcctgcactcgatgttctttcgggaacaactgagtagacagaggagcaaacagcaaagaagacctctgagcatgggagaccgacttcgttaagaaggaacagtaaaccgacctcttcttcacgatgccggccccataaagggaggcgatttcactcgctccgtctcttactgacttgtccatacaagcaaaaacacacataagatcatctggtgaaattgactctggcacttcaattttcttggctaggactcccaacgaccaatcaaggaagttaaatacttctagcactctaaacatacctttgagcaaatgatccaattcgttcattgcccaagtcgtcttagcagagttaagggcagttctccttgtcgaatctaccagtgccgaaaaatccgaatcagccgaagacggtagacccaatcctaagggctctcctgtttcgtaccagaaaccagcgcgtcctgatcaacttcgaaggaggaaaagcgaacatcgtttttccccgcttcttctttggaagccatccaggaaccaaaactcctcagtgccttctttcTAGAAAGAgtttggcttcatcctcacacaagaagaactcttcgctgtcttcgccgttgaaaaagaaaaaaagcgagtgaggagaaggaggagccgtaggcgtaagggaatccccaaaaacttgtaaaagtagctctgtaagcttcttgtaagaagagacagcaacagaagtgttcggttcctcatccgaaccttctaggacgtcttgtcgaggcgagcgcggaagatccttaggtgacgaagggatcctagcaggagttgagcgagaggttggagaacgccctctcttagaagagttcacatccactggagaacgatgagaagatctgggaagtatacgatgagactccctcttcgaggtatacggaatctcagccgaaggagatgtggagggctcctactccgagaattctcggaaacatccgcagggcgcttacgaggaggcagacgcgcctactatactctatgcacctatacctggggcgagcggctgccaggagaagagcgcctatcgagagcagagcgcttgcgcggctctccatactgtccagttgcgtacgatcaacggaagttcgactggaaggcgaaatgcgcctactaggagaaggctgctttgcgagactcttgacgtctaacaaacaggggtaacattcaggagaagggcgcttcaaaactaaacgagcgcctacttggagaagggcgcttccgggattcctggtgcctaccaagagacaaacggtcaggagaagtgcgcctagaagcgggagagcgcctacacggagaagggcgcttgaaagactcttgttgtctgcccttaggagaataatcaggagtatgacgccttaaaagagacgagcgcctactaggagagctatgtgcagtaggctcttggcgcctaccttgcggggatcggctaacagtaggccgtctatcatgcacacgactcctaccagactctagatgcctgtcaggagagaagtcacgatccgatactcgaggagagtgacatctggaagaagaacgcctacttgtataagggcgccttctataatcttgaggctgctgaggagaagtctcacgcgagggagttgaagaaatcgcgtgatgagcaggtgcagtgcgcttaccggaagcgggaatccaatctggagaaaaaacttctttctccatagagcgtcctaccgatgtttggcgccttgaaattgaaagagagccaggcgagcgagggcgctcacgcgagtgaggcgctcccgcgagcgagggcgctcacgcgagccccaccttcatacgaaacctccccatatgaaggagaacgatcctctgaagagcggcgcctagatctcttgatcggaagagaaacgtccttcttcctacgtgatctaactgctagagagtctgctagcgccgtgatctgagcttgaagtcccgcgagtactctcgtaggagaatcttctaattcttcctcggaagcaggcgccgagcgcggagcgcgagaagaagaacgatcacaggatttcttgtgtttcttcgcctccaccgacgattcttccggaaaacctccggactagaagccaaaggactgcagggagccttccaagccctcttcaacgggcgcgacgcatccggggagttccaacctctcttcggaagaggggagacgacgaagaggagaagcattggcgtaggagctccttcttgtagcgatccgaggcagcctggagcgtacttcaggatctgccgagggggacgcctgaccggtgggggctctccctagccctcctgcggctttcgactttcctactccactggaactgggagtctggaagaggtctaggcctagaggcactaaggagccggtcagacgcaccctccacaacactggggacactgcactgatcactaacactctccttaccttccaactgacgaatcttttctgatccacagaacgattcttggctttcagagctgccgcctccgaaggcgaatctccggcttcggtgcggggagccggggctgcaacttgggaagaaggttctaattctacgttagtactattaggatccacatccaactcactcattctagatctgctagaacttctagaggaagccttacgcactctatcacgttccaacttcctaacataagaagagagagccttatattcttcttcattcaatcccttacattcactacaagggttagcaaacgcacactcattcccctgcatttcatgcaaaccgtgtgggggtctaccgaagctttcggcaacctcaccttacatccttcattcacgcgcaaaccctaaacaacaccgaagttttaactaccgattctagatcagacatcgttaaaagaaaatcaaactcaaaatcaaaccggtccacaatcagcggtatgccaagccaaacaaagcgaatacgtcaccaaaagaagtccaaattaactccaggcaagcgagaatcgaaaaactatcgagaggaaccgacaacagttgttatcgttccccgcgacagagaaaaaactgacaagcttacgggagtggttcgtacatccgccacccagcggcgggtaaggtagaccacctgacctacctgtcgcgtgtgccgcgagatttgaaattctgtcgggaacgtcggagactatagctaagtatatatctgtcagggaagttcatgtacaaaaatataaagtGGAAAAAATTAAGAGATTAACTTGAAAGATTACTGATCATCACATACCCGAGAGGTAAACAGCATTACCTTATCTCACCGAAAACTTTTGTTTATAATGAATCAATCAGTTTTCCATGAAACTTTGAGCATTATGTTATGTGAACAGGCTCCTTTTCATGGGATTTATTTCTATTATGATGGGCTGGCTATCACCTTTACATACAGGGAATCTTTGTTCCTTACATGAACCCAATTTAAATTTAGTGCCAGTGTGTCTAATTAGCACTGCAAATTTGCCACTGATGCACTCCAAAAAATCAAATTTTCATCCTTCACAAGATTTCAATCAATAAATTTTCAAAGTTCTTatcctttcattattttattgtttaatatttaaaaactaacctaacaacCAATAACCTTAATttgtaaacaaattttaaaagaaacatcTAATTTAAGACGACTTCATTTAaggaaattttattcaattttttctacTTGTCAACCAGTAAATTCAACTGGAAAAACTACACACTACTGCTAATCATTATTAAATTGCCAGACTATTATATGTCAAATGTGGTCTACCGTCTACAGCGTGAGCAGTTGGACAGACTTATCCTTAGGATTTAACTACTGATTCTTGTCTCCTCAGCCTAATATTCATAATGTTTCCAAAATTATTTCCTACACTAAGGGTGCAGTTTGCTACCATTTGCTGGTTTCAAGATTCTTGGTAGGAAATGCCAAAGATGTGGAATCAACATCTTAGATGCTCATGAAAAACACTTCATAGAATTCAGAAAAGAATGACTGGAAAGGGGTAAAGGAGCAGTTAATACCAAAGGACCAAAAAGGAATTTTAGAAGCTACAAACTGAGAACTTAACTGAATGTGGTATGAGGCATTACCTACAACTGTTGTCGTGAAAATATTGAGTAAGCTTATTATGAACAGACTggagaaatttaaatataaaatttaagccaaaggccaagagctaggacttatgaggtcattcagcgattaAATTAATCATTAGGAGAggatagaaagtaagatggaagaaagtgattaTGAATGGAAATAGTAAAAGGAGTAGGCTGGATAAACATAAAAAGCCTAAGGGATGAACAAACTGGTTTTAGGAAAGGCAAAATTTGGACAGATCTAATATTTGCATCACAAAATTATGCTGCAGTGTAtggaatttaaaaattaatttctgataGCTTTTGTCAATTACCCGAGGGTACTTGACAGAATCCCAACCAATATTATGGAAAGTCTTGCATCACCACAGTATTCCCATTAAGAATGAAAgctaaatgaaattaataatgaagtagaaacaaaattaaattaacaatGAATGAAGTATAAACAAAGTTAATGTTGATAGGGTCAACAGAACTTGCAGTAAACATTGGGGTGCTAAATGAGAATGTTATTTTACCTTAGCTGTTACTGTTTGCCCTCCTCTTTTTGTGTGAGAGGAGCTTTGTTCTTATGGAAATACAAACTATAATTTGTTATGTAGGAGACTCACTACCTAGAAGGGAGGACAGCCTCTCACAACTGACTGGTGAGCTGCATATCCACCCAAAAAGGCTATGCTCCTAGGGATGACTGTAGGTAAAAGAGCAATAGCTCCTGTAACCTATACAATCTGGGTGAGGGATGCAAAACTGATAACCCTGAGCCAGAGTAATGTGTTTCAACTCTCACTCTAGGAAAACTTGGGCAACCAAAGTGCTGCCCTAAATTATGGTAACACAAGCTGAAGGCAGCTAGTATCTGAATCAAACATGAATTAATGGGTTCAGCTGATAGCTTTACCACCTCTAAGACCCCATGTGGAAAGGGAAACAAAGGAACTTAATCAGCAGCAGCCACAACAGGTCCTATGGAGGTGTCTAGGACTTGTGGGAAGTTTGGTACTGTTGTACACCTCTGTTCATCACCTGTGAAATCTCCAAATGACTAAGGACAATGCCCCTGGTTTTATGAGCTGTTCCCAATACTTGACTAATGTTCTCCTACAAACGTACAGTCTGTTTGAGGGTTTCTGAAGGCCAGAAAGGGGTGTTTCTGCAATTCATTCAGCTCCCCACTAATAAATTCTCAAGAGGGAAGGGACCAACTTATTCCTGAATCTCTTGTAAGAACCTAACAGGTTCTGAGTTTTTGCAACAATTTAATGAACAAAAACATGAAGAATCCCAAGATctcagaggaaggagagagagagagagagagagagagagagagagagagagagagagaaaagtggggCATGCAACTCATCCAGTTATGAGGCCGAGACTAGCCGAAAAAGTCTTAACAGTGAAGTCTCAGTCTGAAGCGTCTTCCAAGGGTTCTATGGCACCAGAGTTAGGTACCTGAGGACAAGTCACAACCCACTCCAGAGGCCTAAGCAAACTAGGGGGGCAAAACTGTTCAAGAGCTCCTATGAGTATGAACAATAGTACAAAGCGAGATGTACATGCCCTTCAGTCATTAGACCAGGCTCAAGGCAGAGCAGTAAGCTTCCAAGCAGGAAATGACTGAGTGGAGTGTGTCCCAACAATCTTGAATGAGTAGGTCCCTGATCTCCTGAACTGTAGCTCAAACAAGAGATGGACGGACCCTGTCTACAACACCCATCTAAGATGAGGCACCCTACTAAACATTAGCACAGAACCAACCAGGGTTGTCAAAGAGGGGTAACAACCAACTACTGATCCCTCAGTGAATCAGACATACAGAAGGAGAGGTATAGATATCCAGAATGTTCCAAAGGCTGCTGGAAGGCTTTTTCCAAGGCAATCCAGAGTTCCCCAAAAGCTCAAAAATCTTTTCCCCATGCTATAAAGTAAGACCAATCTATCCAAACAACAGCCCTTGGCAGAAGTAAATGAACATGTCAAAAAATTCTAGCCAAGACGTCTGGAGAAAGGTGGTTTCTACATTTGTGGAAACAAAGGTGGTTTTTAAATATGTGGTAACAAAATTTGATTGAACACAAGTCTAGTATGATCTGTATTACCACATATCCACATTTTGAAATTGAGAATTAAGCTTTAAGAAGTAGTCTGAGAGAGTGCTCACAAAACTATCATAGAAATTATAAAAAGTTCCATAAATAGGAAAGATGATGAAGAAAGTGAAATGGAGATGGAGTTGTCCTCTGTACACCTTTTCAGGAAATACTATGAGATAGTGTTAACTGGGATTCTGTGGGCATAAGAAGTCAGAAGACTCAGGCCTACCTGGATGAAAGCAACTATGTGAGTGGAAACAGATGACTAAGTATTTGTGGAAGATGAGGCACAAGAAAGACAATTGAATGAATTATAGCTCCAAGTTATTATATGTATCTTAAAGTTCCAACTAAAATTACCTTATTTCGGAGACGTAAGTGCTCATAGGCGACAAACTCATCACGTTCTTCTTCTCCATGACCAGCAAATGCATTGACCATGCACAGGGCAACAGAAGGTAGGGCCACCAAGAGTGAGACCATTTTCCACTGCTTCATGGCAGCA comes from the Macrobrachium nipponense isolate FS-2020 chromosome 34, ASM1510439v2, whole genome shotgun sequence genome and includes:
- the LOC135207878 gene encoding cytochrome c oxidase subunit 6A2, mitochondrial-like, which translates into the protein MAASLTHLSRRAFQTAIINASAKAEAHGHGAAAMKQWKMVSLLVALPSVALCMVNAFAGHGEEERDEFVAYEHLRLRNKRFPWGEGQKSLFHNSHVNALPDGYEEH